ttcctcttctctgcctgatctaGGAAGCCTGATCCCAAAAGCTTCTATCAGAGGAGTGTCACATAGTCCTTGGCAAACCTACAGGTTCACACACATCCCTCACCCTGCTTAAAAATCTGTACCCAGGATTTCTGGAACAGGAATCCAGGAATGCAAATGAAGCATCCCCAGTACTTTAAACTCTAGCCAACGATTTACATTCACCCTGGAAATTCCTTCCCACTCTTTGAGGTTCATATTATAGCCTTTGTCCACCCCAAAGAGAGTGCGTGTGTATGCTCACCAGCTGTTTCATTGACCATTGTCTAAAGGAGCCACAACACTAAAATCATTGCAGaagctcccccaccccaacccagtACTCACTTTCAGCCAGACTGGAATCCTGCAGATCCCACCCATTCTGGATTCAGCTTCATTCTTCCAGCCCAGTGTGCATCAGCGCCAGGACACCCTGAGGGAGGGAACCCGTGACCCAGAACCACAACTGCTCCCCAAAACACATACCACAGATACATACTTGATATCCCAGGCACTTAGCCCAGACAGAAAAATCTAGAGTTCCAGGCTAAAATCATGTGACTATATAGTGAAATTGAGAGGAAAGGGGGGGGCAGGAGAGGGCTTTGAGATTAAAAAGTAAGAATGACAACAGAATTCCAAGGCcagtatgtttcttttttatttttgtgtatgactTGAGATTGCTGAGTGATTTATAAGCATTACATTAATTCCCATGCAAAACTCCAAGAGCCTGATTCCAACTGGCCAAAATCCAACCTATGAGTCTGGACATTCAAGACCAAAACAGCCACCATTGCTTGCTTGACTCTTCCATTAGCAGACATCATCAGTGTCATCCAGGTCAGCAGGCCTGTCCAAGACTCGAGCACCACGGTTCGCCTTGAGTTCACACCAAAACGGGGGCCAACAAACACACCCTAAAGCACCTAAGGCTGGCGAACGGTTTCTGTCAGATAACAGGACTCCCTTATCCAACAGAGCTACCTAGGTATCTCCTGGTTCCTGCTCTCCAGTGACACCTGCTTTGAACAGGCATGGTTATCTTTAATCTGGGGATAATTCTGCCTGTCAGTTTCCCTCAAGATCTCAGGAGAAGTAAAGAGACTTTatagaaggaaaggggaagagaagatcTCTAGAactcctcccccccacacacacacgaagaaataaatacaaagataCCCACTTTATCAAGTATTATCTCCCCCAGTTTCAGATGGTCAGTGAATAGGTATAAAGCTTTAAGAACTCCCCTCAATAAGGCAGAAACCAGAGCTATCAAAGAGGGCAAAATGGGACCCACAATTAAAGGAGAACTAGACAAAATGTAGAGACTCATCCTACTGACCGGGAGAACTAGACTAAATGAGAGGCGACGACAGCATTTTCCAGAGGGATGTTAATGGATGCTGGAACGCACATCGCACGCTATGACAACGGCAAAGACTTCATTAGTGCAAATAAGAATTAGAATGATGTGCTCCTTAATAGGATTTAAATAAGGCTTCAAATAATTACAAACACTAAAACTAACATTTGGAAACCTTAATTCTGTTTGGAAAGCTATCAAACCCTCCCTCCAAACCACCCAATGTTTGCTGATTCGAGGACAATTACATTCAATGAGGTTGCTCAGAAACACAATGTACATCACATCACTCTCTCTTGAAGTTTCTGTCTTGTAGAAAGGGGAGACTGTTCTGACTGCTGGCGCAAAGAAATAAACGCAGCCAGCATGCACAGGGTCCGTAGGACTCTCGGTGAAAACTCAAAAGAACAAGGTCAAAGACAGAACAGAAGCTGAAGAGAGTGTTCAAATATACCAGGATAAGATGCGTTCCCCCAAACCCACCAACACATCTACACTGGGTATGGATGggccagaaagcaagcaagaggaTTCATGGGCAGTGTTGTCTATGGCTCAagttctccttaaaaaaaaatgaataccaagaaaaataaaaatccacaaTAACTAGAAAACGAACAGCAAAATCAGGCAGAATATGAAATAGTAATAATACTGTTTCAGAGCCCGCACCATCCTGCAGAACCTATGTTCTTCTTACCAAATCCAATGTAAGCTGGATATGTAAAAACAGAACGACAGTCACAAATCACACTACGCAGCGCTGTACGTAAGTTTTAGAAccaagaagggggagggggaaagaaagtcAACAGAACACTCAGAAAAATTTATCATCGATTCTGAAATGGGGCCTCGTGACATCATCAGGGTTAATAAAGACTGAGATGGACTTCCCTGGATTCTCAGTCACTAGCTGCTGCAGTTTTTTTGCCAGACGGTCATCAGGCTGATTGGGGTCCCCGCCATCCGACTGCGGGGAGGGGATGCTGGTGGTGCTGCCCCGACGCTGTAGCTTCAGCGTCAGCCGATTGGCCGCCTTCACGTGCTCGATGGCGGTGCGCAGGTGCTCTGCGGGATCTGAGCGAACTGAGGAGAGCTTCCGGGCGTGGAGCATAACCGTCTCCTCCGACAGGTGCTCCAGCATGTTGCACTGAGGGATGAAATAATTAGGGCACATCTTGTTGACCAGACAGTGCTGCAGGTCGTCAATGAGGCCCAGCAAAAAGTGGGCTGCATAGTCTTCTTGAGCCAAGTAGCTGGCAGGGAGTCGGTCACACGCCCAGAGCATCATGCTCCGCAGGTGATAGGGGCTGATAGCCTTGGGCCTCGACAGGAGTTTGATGATGATGGCTTTGCAGGCTTGGTAGGCCTGCATGAGGCTGCCTGAAATGCACTTCTTCAGTTGCACCTCGCTCCTGGCAAAGGATAGTCGCCACTCGTTGTCCTTCTTGCCCTTGTAGGAGCAAGCTGGCACCAAGTAGAAGCCACTGATGACCTCTTCCTCGGTGATCTTCCCATCCCAAAAGTGGTTCTCCATGAGCCAGCTCTGAGCCACCGCAGGCCAGCCTTTGAAGGACACCACAGGGACGATGTCGTACAACATACGGCTGCTCCCCACGCCCAGAATGATGGAGATGATGGTCCCATTCTTCTCTACCTTTTCCACCTTCGGCATCCCTCTCTGGGGTTTCTTCTGGATCTCTGAGAGGACAATGCTGATGGAGTCATAGAACCAGTCAGCCACTTTGGTGGGAGAGAAGAAATAGTTGGTGGCACCGTTGATGTGATCGGCGATTGTGCAGCAACCTTTCCATTTACTGATTGTCCCCTCATCAAAGAGCCGGAGGCTCAGCCAGGAGTGGCACAGGGCTGAGTGGCGCATATCGAGCGTCACAGGCTGGTTACGGTCATGCAGCTTAAGGGCCGGCACCAGAAGGGTAAAGTCCATGTCGTAGTCAGTGCCCCGGGCATAGACATTTAACTCATCTAGATCCAGGTCCACCACACCTTCCCGGACTCCTCCTGAGAGCAACAGATACTCGTTGGCCACGGGGAGTTTTTGATCTAGCTTTTGCACCATTCCTaggaacaaaaagagaaaacaccgTTACGGGAAGCACACAGCCATGTGCGTTATTAAGGAAAGCTCTgacctccaagaaaaaaaaaaacacaccagtACAAAACCAGATCTCAGGGGCTGCAGAGACCCAGCTAACGTCGACTCTGTTCTTTCTTATTACCAGCACCAGGGTCTACCCTTTCCCAGGTGGAAGGACTCTGATAGATCATTAGCATGAAAACTACTTTCACCATAGGCCAGGCCTCCTCTCCCCAAGTCAGTCCCTTGAGTAACAGACTCAACACACACTCAGTCATTCAGTCAGAGAGCTTCCATATGCTCCAACTCTTCTTGACCTTGCCCTGCCAAATCTTACCGGCATCTCATGCCCTCTGTGTCTCCAACTGTCCCTATTCCCCAAGTTGAAGCCATTTGATGTCATCACGTGAAAAGTCAGGCCTAGGGTTTTGCCAAGAGAGCTTCCCCATTCACCTAGCTTCTCCTCCCAGCATGAACCATTCTCTGAACCTTGAAGTCCTCAATATGACTGCAGAGGCTTTCAAAGGACAATGAGTTCCTACCTCTAGCTCGTCATCTGACCTTTCTGATTGGCACTTGCCCAGAGGTATAAAAGCTGTGGTGTGTGCAACAAACTACAAGCGATGTAGTGGGTGGTCCCTTGGACTGCTGTAAATATGCAGAGTGAAACGCTGCGCTGGGGTTAAGAAATGAACTGGAAATGAAGTGGGCAGCCCACTGTTATCTCCTCTTGGGTATAAACAACTCAAacttctggtttttcttttttttttttcatcctacTTAAGAGCAAGCTGCCCCAAAGCTGATCACCTAGGCCCACAGTTTACATATTAACAACCTGTAACAAATTGTTACAAAGTAAGGATTTGTCTGAAAAGTACCATTTGAGCCTTGCTTTGGATTCTTCTAACGGCTTTCTTTTAGGCAGACTTGGGTGAAAAATAGCTACAAATTCCCTTCTCCCTCAGCTAGGTTGGAGAAGCTGTGGACACCTTTACTTGGTGTAACTCACAttcctggggtgggtgggggagctagAAACTCCGTCTGCTGGACTGGAGAAGTGCCCACTTTTACCACCCCACAAAAAGAAATATCCCTGCCTGCCACACAGTATGCGTTCTAAGTGCCCTTTCCAAGCCTAGTTAAAATTAACTTTTCAAGGAGCCAATGTGATAAAGTGTCTGGTCAAATACTACAATTCAGGAGTTAGGATGATTGTGAACAGTGGTTCTCTCAAACCTGCAGAACTTCCCGGAGATTCATTTGTTACGTTCTCAGAAGTTGGGAACTTAATTGCTAAGGTCATGTTCCTTCAGTGATGTCACACTTCCATCTTTGAGTCCACTAGACTAAAGTTTTACAAAACTTATCACAAACGGAGCCTTTTCCAGCTCTATGCACCCCAAGACATCTGACATTAGCTGCCAGGCAGATAGACTGCCAGGGGCTggaagagaacacagagaggcAGGGAATTCAATGGTGGCTGCAGGGTTGGTTGCAACAAGCGAGTCTCTGAATGGATTCACTTTTGCCACTAGCCACACCTGAAGTCAAGGACAGAGTACCAGAGGCAGCACCAGCCCTCCAGCTCACTAGTagaaagggaaggacagagaatGGCTTTCCTGAGTCTGCTCTCCCCAGAAGCACTGGCTCCTATTTGCTCCTAAGAAATGCTACAGTAAAGCCATCTTCCCATAATCCTTCATGCTAGTAGTTCTCAACTTCCCTAATACTataatcctttaatacagttccccacatcgtggtgacccccaaccataaaattatttttattgctacatgtaactgtaattttgctactgttatgaaccataatgtaaatattttgagaGAGGAAAatttgccaaaggggtcacaacccacagttATGAACTGCTTTCCTATGCTTTGAATTTGCTTTACTGTATACTTTCTACTGTCAAAGGCCTTAATATTTATATACACTGGGGCTTCAAGGTCAGGGAATGAGCTCCATGTTATCCATCCCTTGCTACTTTGTGGGTCTTCAGAAGATCAAGTAAAAGAACAGGGTGTTGCTCATCTCTCTAAGTCCTAGGGAATAAACTTTGCCCCGCCACACTATTTTAAGAAGTAAATCAGGTCAGAGACAGCACTTGTTGAAACTGAGCCATGGAACCAAATTCACCTCCATCACTTTATACACAATACTGGACGGTTAACATCACACATAAGACGCAAATGTCCCATCTTCAGAGACCTCATTTAATACTTAGTGAATAAGTGTATATGGACAGGTtcctttaaacacacacaaacactcgcacgtgcgtacacacacacacacacacacacacacacacacacacacaaacaaacacacaaacattggAGAAAGAATTGTAAAGTTTTAATGTCTTGTAATTATAGCAACATTAGATAAATTATCTATGGTTAGGTATATGAATACAGTCTCAGCATCTTGCTGGTTTGGGGTAAGCTACCACTTCTTTAGCTTCAGCTCCTGTGACTCACATACTTAACAAACAGTCTTCCAGCAGAGATTTCTTAATGATGGGCACAGTGAGGGACAGCAATGTAGAAGTCCTCAGTGACTCTGATACACCCTTTAGGGTGACAGTGTCTGATCAGTAGTTTATCAGTAGGCTGATAAAATACAAACGTTCTGGTTAAAGATATCATGGATTCCACTTTGCAGGAAGAAATGCCTTTGTTAAGCTTACTCAATATTCCAAGAAGCATCCTTCAATGTGGGCAGggctttctttttctaagaacAGCATCGTCTACAGAATTCTTAATGGGTCCAATTTGTAGGTTTTGGCATTCCCTCattcatacttaaaaaaaaaaatcatctatctAGAGTCTCtcactatgtgtgtgtggtagcaGAGGGGGTTCCAAAAGCAAGCACCTGAGACTCTGAGGAAGAATAATTCATCAAAGGCCACAGAGCTCTGATGACACAGTAAGAGCCTCGTCCTACTCTAATACACACTGCAGAGGTCAGCCTATCACATGCCTACAGTTCTCTCTGAGGAGGACCGGCTTGACCTGAATGTAAAATGACTTGGAAAGGAAGCAGCTAGGCTCTCCAGACAAAGCGCTGGCTTTGTGTTTTTTGTTGCTGGAAGCTTTACTGTGACCTTGGACCAGTAACAGATCTTATCTAGCTACCTACATTTATCAAGAAATGATGGACCCAATCAGCCTTGGAAAATGCCATTAATATACCCAGATAAATAGACTGCAAAGTTGCTGGAAACACAGGGCAACACGAGCTGGGCCTCTCCCAGTCACCATTAACGGTCACATTATCATAACATTTTATAAGCcaatgagtctttttttttttttttttttttttttttgcataactGCATAGACAACTTCGTGCAGTTTTACTTAACACTTTGAAAATCTGGTTAAAAATCAAGGCACGGCAATCAATGGTCATGACTATTCAGTCTCAGTATACAAAAGTAGGAAGGACTGAAAGATATCCCCTCAAAGAACCTGCTTGATCTTCATCCATTTTGACCCTGATCAATATACATGAGTTCTGGGACCAGAACAAGCGGTCTTGGGAGGGTGTCTTGGGTTTGCCATTTACAATTTAGATGAGTCTGATAAGATATTTAACCTTCCTGAGCTTCCAGTTCCTCatttaagcaaataaataaaccgGCACCTGAGTGGCTACCAAGTATCTAAGCATATAACAGACAATTCATTTTGCTCATCTGTGTGCCCCTTTCCACTAAACTACTCACCGTGGAGAATGGTTTGGAGATCTAATTAAAGCGATCTAATAAGAGCCTCTGGCACATTCAAGGCACACAAAACATCCCATAAGGTGAAATGACTAGAGGAGCCTCTCCTTCGGAGATAACAAGACTTCTGCTGGCCCAGGGACACATCCTTAGGTGGATGGCAGCAAGTTGCTAGAAACACAGTTTGGCAAACAGGGGCCAAGCTGGACTCCACCATTCACTGTGCTCTGTGGGCCGAACAGCTTCTGCAGCTCCTTAGAGGGCCTTGACCTAATGAGAGCCCTTTTACCACCAATGATGGTGGCTTGATGGTTTCTGAGGTGTTCTTTCCCTGCTAAATCGGGTAATAGCAAACGGCATATGGCATTGATGTTAGCAGAGGCTCAGCCCATGAAAGCTACACCATCGCAGGCAAAGCCTACTGGCTCCTTACAGTCAAGGTTTCACTCTCCCACGCCTAGAACAGACTTTGGGAGTTGGAAGGAAGGTAACTGCTTTGTACAACATTATCATGCatttcaatcatttttaaaacctcATTCATTCTATGTGGATCACAGGAGGGCTGGCAGCCTATGGGACAGAATGGTGTACCGGTTGTCAAAAAGTcaaacaggaaaaggagaaacaaaaggcGGCaggatttcattattttcttttcaaacaagTTCTAAAAGTCGGTGGCCCTGTCAAAGTCTACCAAGCTCTCTAGACAGCATGAGGCTTGAGTTTGAGACACCTACAAGGAATGTAATTAAGCTCTCTATGCTTTGCTTTCCTCGAACAAAAACTGCAGAATGACAACTGTAAGTCTTCAAGGTAGTCATGGTAACATGCAAAGTACACCTTGCAGTGAGTGGCTGGTTGCTTAACTGCCAGTCTCTACCCTAGGAGTCCAGATTCGTACAGGGACACACATTAGCAACACATTTCCCACTTAAGAACACTGTACTCAGTTTCTAAGGGTGCTCATAAAGCGTGGTTTCCATAACTCATAACTTACCGGCTTCTCACAGTCACGCCCAAGAATGAAAAATGTTCATTCCTCAAAGAACCTGCATCAGCATGGTGCTGGGGGCGGAGGAGGGGGCTTGTTAAAATAGAAAGATGGGCTGAAAaccacatgtaaaaaaaaaaaggcacaataCCCTTTTCATGGAGACCATCAAACTTAAGTGGGCTGAGTCCAGCCACCTCTGCCTAAGACCCAGGGGGCTAGTTTCTATTGTTTCCTCATTTGAGgtgtaaatgtaaatgttaaaTCACTCTGAACGGGAATGTTAGGTTTACTAGGGAAGGAAAAGGACTCAAATCTTGCTTAATTTATTCATGCATAGAATGAATGTAGGCATTTATACCCACAGACACTGAGGGATAGGCAGGTGAAGAAAGAGGGCTTCCCATGCACAAGGCATACGGTTTTGAGGGGGAAGCGAGATGTCAGCTGCATCAATCAGGGGAGGGGACATCATGCTGAGTAATAAGTCTAACATCTCAGTGACTCAGAGCCAAGTTTTACAGTCAGAGAGGGTAGGTAAACTGAAGGTTCTCCTTCCCTTAACCCAGGACAAAAGCAGAGGAAGCAATCCCAGTCACAGCTCTCACGGCCCCTCTGCGGCAGTAATAAGGGGAAGCTCTTGGGAGATGAGATGAGTTTGGCACAGAGGTGAGAGATCTGGCTAGAAATGACACACCGTTTTCATTCACAATTCAGGGTCCCAAACTAGTATACTGTCCCAGCCaaccagagagaagaaagcacGCCCTTCTTGCATGCTGGGATGGAAGGGATCCAGGAATATTTGACAAGCAGCCCAAATAGATCAATCACACACAATGAACATACAACCGTAAGTTGAAATTAGAAACATGAAGTGAATAAGGGCCCTAGCCAAAACCCAGGAGCAAGAAAAGGGGGGAAGATGCTTGCCCTGGAGAATGGACAATTCAAGAAGGCCAAGGGATTCCTTCTAATAATTAAGGATCACATCATGCTAATAAAAGAGAAGAGGGCTTTACCTGTCATCCGAGTGTGAAGCAAGTACGGGGATAAAAAGCAAGCCGACTATCGTGAGATGCATCTCCACCAGGCACGATTTTCTAACAGTGCTAACTGAAAGCACCAGGCTCTTCAATGGATGGCCACTCGTAGTAgtcagcagagagagaaggactAACATTGAAAGCATGCGATGGGGCCTGGGTAAATGTCCCCAAGGGAATTGGCCAACACAAGGGCCTGCTACTAAACCCAGACACCAACACTGACTCCAACATCCTTCTGCTGGCCCAGTGCAGCCCCAGTGACAGTGGCAGTGAAATACCCAGGGACCACTTGGGTCAAGCGCTTGGGGACCTTGTGCTGCTCCCATGTGAGCTCCGGGGTGTCATTTCTATTTTGCAGCAGAGCTGCTGCCATACCTTCCAAGCTACCATTTCAGTTTTAAAGACAGAGCGCATTACACCATAGCAATGGGGGGTAGGGATGTTGAATGTATAGCTCATGCTCCTGAAGTATGCAGGCTGGGAAAGATACAGCACTGATTGGCCCAGCCCTGCACTAAGGTATAGGCTGAACACTTTACCTGTATCAACTCATTGGCCCGCCTGACCCTTTCAAGACAGTGGTCATTCTCCCTTTACAGCTGGGGAAATCAAGTAGACACCAGTGGAGaaactgtgcctggcttttagaGGGCAGCTTAAGAGGGACTTAAACTCAAGTTGATTCCCCATTCTCCTATTCCACGCTACTTTTGATATTACCTTCTCATAAGGGATCCAAGCACTCATAGATGTTCAAGCCTTTAAAAGCTTTTACTGTAGTGTACCACAATATGCTAGAGTAAGAAGATTGCTTTTCTACCCCAAAATGAAAAGGAGTGGGGGATTAATTCTATAGCCAGcttgtaagtttaaaaaaaaaaaattacgggcggtggtggcgcacgcctttaatcccagcacttgggaggcagaggcaggcggatttctgtgttcgaggccagcctggtctacagagtgagttccaggacagccagggctacacagagaaaccctatctcaaaaaaaaaaaaaatgatactagTTAGCTATGTATGCctagaaaataaacaatatgtGGTGAATAAGTCAGGGATCATAGGGAAGATCCCCTGCCCCAACCTGGAAGCTTCCACCACCTGGTTAAAGAGCTGGGCTAGGAATCAGATTACCAAAAGCGCTAACCACACAGAAGCCCTGCCCCATCTCTGGAAGTCAGCCCCTTCTTCCTCTGTGAACAGTATCTAACGCAGTCACTCTTGAGTACACAACCCCACTCAGGTACtctgaggagaaagaaacaagaggTTCCTCTCAGTGCTGTGAAGGAAATGAAGCCGCACAGACACtaggaggagacagacaggag
This genomic window from Mastomys coucha isolate ucsf_1 unplaced genomic scaffold, UCSF_Mcou_1 pScaffold12, whole genome shotgun sequence contains:
- the Mb21d2 gene encoding protein MB21D2, producing the protein MKMAAPTASKAASLGCNNKPAFPELDFRSGARVEELNKLIQEFTRHDQREYDDQRALEIHTAKDFIFSMLGMVQKLDQKLPVANEYLLLSGGVREGVVDLDLDELNVYARGTDYDMDFTLLVPALKLHDRNQPVTLDMRHSALCHSWLSLRLFDEGTISKWKGCCTIADHINGATNYFFSPTKVADWFYDSISIVLSEIQKKPQRGMPKVEKVEKNGTIISIILGVGSSRMLYDIVPVVSFKGWPAVAQSWLMENHFWDGKITEEEVISGFYLVPACSYKGKKDNEWRLSFARSEVQLKKCISGSLMQAYQACKAIIIKLLSRPKAISPYHLRSMMLWACDRLPASYLAQEDYAAHFLLGLIDDLQHCLVNKMCPNYFIPQCNMLEHLSEETVMLHARKLSSVRSDPAEHLRTAIEHVKAANRLTLKLQRRGSTTSIPSPQSDGGDPNQPDDRLAKKLQQLVTENPGKSISVFINPDDVTRPHFRIDDKFF